Below is a window of Arabidopsis thaliana chromosome 2, partial sequence DNA.
TGCACTCAACTCCGTAACTGTTTCATCCAAATGTCTTATCATATCGATACGCTCAGTTTCCTTTTCATGAAAGGTCGATATTTCTCTCTGGAGTGAGACATTATGCTCAGCAAGCTCTCTGACACGTTCCCTCAGCCTTTTCTCCTCCACCTTGAAACTCTCGACCTTCGAAGTCCACTCACTTGACCTTCTATCAAGCTCTGTCTCTAACTGAACTTGTAACTCagtcttctctttttctagtCGCTTTAAAAGCAAGTCCCAATCATTCTTTACCCGTCTGATATCTTCCCTAGTAGAAGCCCTCTCATCCATTTGTGACCGTAAAAGACTTAAAACCTCAAAAGCTAAGCCTACcctctcttcttccatttgtCTAATATCTCCAACCAAAGATGAAATATCGAAATCACAATCTGAAAGaaacttcttctcctccatttcTTCAGAAAGCAACTTCACTCTCTTCTCAGCTTCTTTATATCTCTTTTCCAGCTCTGAACTAACATCGTCTTCCTTACACATGTCCTTCCCATGTAAGAAAAACTGTTGGTACTGCAGCTCTGTTTGGTCGTCCGGATAATATTCATTCACAGGTTCATATTCTTCAGTCAAAGGAACAACAACATTAGCCAAAACATCCGAGTTTGAGTCAAGAATTTTACCGCAAACATCTTGTATTCTGATGGGCTCATAACTCAAAGCCTTCGACTTGCCCTGAGTATTATGAGAGAGTCTTTCAATAACACTTCTTGCAAGTGAACGAGCTGATGCATCCCTCAAACCTTTAGACTTCCGTTTATCTTTGCCACTCTCTGATAACGGTGAAGGAGATTGAGCTCGCGGTGGAAGCCTCCTTCTACTCCCAGAGAGACTACTACTATGCAAAGAACCGCTCTTTTGCTTACTCCGTTCTAAATGCTCTTCTCCATCAATGTAACGATCCAAGACTTGACTCGAGACATTGCTAGAACATGTTGACATACTTCCATATTCTTTAAATTGTCTTTCCGGAGTTAAACATCTGATGAAACATACAAATTAACAACTtaatataacaacaacaacaacaatgtcaTAGAAAGAAGAGTTTATTTATTACCGTGACGAATGATTCCGCAGTCGATGCTGATTTGAAGAAGTTCCATCAATGACAAAAGCAGCAGAGGACAAAGAACGGCTTCGTCTAAGAGCAGCTCCAGATACTTCACTCTGAGACTTGTTAAGACCCTTTGGACTATTCAAATATCGTTGAAAGTGATCATCTTTTTGCTTGTGAAGCTGTTTATTATGATCAGTTCCATTACCAGATGATgacttgaaaaagaaaagcttcttCATTGGTAACAAAGGTTCACTAGAGTTGTGCAGCTggaatcaaaattataaagaagcaaaataagaaaaaggtttcttctttgttcaaaaaacaaaaggcaaAACAGCGCATAGAAAGGGACATTGATTAGAGACAGTAATCATGAAACACAAAGGTTTAACAGAGCAGAGAGTGTTCTAAAGTGAAGTCTTACTTAAACACTTGCTCGATGAGAATAATTCAAGAGCATCTTTATTTTTAGCTTTGAAGATTTAGATATAATGgtttaaaaatagaaaacaagatCAAGATCGCCACAAATTACgatcaaaatgaagaaaatgtcaGAGCTTTTCTGACAGATCCATAAACATCGAAGTGAGTCGTAACACAAGTCAAAAAGACATAACTACCCTTTAAACCTTTCCActaaaaaaaccttaaaaaacGAAGCAGAGCATCGAACCTGAGTCTCTCAGTGgcgaagaaaacaaagaagaaaattttcagaGGATTTACGATCAATCAAATACAAATATGGATCAGtaacagtttttttgtttgaaattcaaaatagagaaaccaaaaaatcgATGGAGTTATGAAGTTTACCGTATAAACAGAGAGATTGATTCCTCAAAATCGGAAATCGAGGAGATATGGAGGGAAACtcaatcaaaaatcaaaaccgaTATTATCAAAGCTGAGTTTTTTTACGGCGTTTAGTTAAACGGAGAGACTTTTTTTACAAGAAGGAAGAAAGCGTTACGGCGGCAGTGTAACGGAGAGAGAAAGGCGTAAGGACAGAGAAACAGGGTTTCTCCGTAAATTCGAGTAGCAATGAAGGGTAATATGGGAAATTGAGTCCGTTCactttttaaatctttttgaaGGAGCGGGcctttttgattgttttttattgtggGCCTAAAATTGTCTTTTTTAGCTGTATATTTTGGTAAGCAAGCATtactcaattttgtttttgcctttctcttaattaaaacaaataagataATCAGTCTCTGTGAGATTTTTAATTGCTAACTT
It encodes the following:
- a CDS encoding CAP-gly domain linker (unknown protein; INVOLVED IN: biological_process unknown; LOCATED IN: vacuole; EXPRESSED IN: 8 plant structures; EXPRESSED DURING: 4 anthesis, petal differentiation and expansion stage; BEST Arabidopsis thaliana protein match is: unknown protein (TAIR:AT3G55060.1); Has 46416 Blast hits to 28308 proteins in 1743 species: Archae - 734; Bacteria - 4822; Metazoa - 24446; Fungi - 3539; Plants - 2267; Viruses - 163; Other Eukaryotes - 10445 (source: NCBI BLink).); this translates as MKKLFFFKSSSGNGTDHNKQLHKQKDDHFQRYLNSPKGLNKSQSEVSGAALRRSRSLSSAAFVIDGTSSNQHRLRNHSSRCLTPERQFKEYGSMSTCSSNVSSQVLDRYIDGEEHLERSKQKSGSLHSSSLSGSRRRLPPRAQSPSPLSESGKDKRKSKGLRDASARSLARSVIERLSHNTQGKSKALSYEPIRIQDVCGKILDSNSDVLANVVVPLTEEYEPVNEYYPDDQTELQYQQFFLHGKDMCKEDDVSSELEKRYKEAEKRVKLLSEEMEEKKFLSDCDFDISSLVGDIRQMEEERVGLAFEVLSLLRSQMDERASTREDIRRVKNDWDLLLKRLEKEKTELQVQLETELDRRSSEWTSKVESFKVEEKRLRERVRELAEHNVSLQREISTFHEKETERIDMIRHLDETVTELSATAEEMREENLFLMQNLSKLQESYTGSTDDLDYVRRNFEEKDMECKELHKSVTRLLRTCKEQEKTIQGLRDGFSEEIKKQPSEHVDKKLQMEQLRLVGVELSLRKEVESMKLEAESLRRENNCLLNRVKGNGEEADIMTTFKLDNEMKMRVCHLQDQGISMLNESTQLCYKFLKIIKEKSVNSGWSEQFLIESEMRVHGIRRGTESLKRSLQTVTSLLLEKSNEMASNSESSCSSAARPSSRSVEKSLRAELRAETLVTSLLREKLYSKEQEIEQLHAEVAAGVRGNEVLQCEIQNVLDNLSLNNHQLKDLKLQMVKKDENINRMEINLQEAAKELLTLPKVLEEREEMWKEVKECRKRNMDLESEKEMLKKKVEKLEEDTLFKEGQITILKDTLGSRHFDLLLSSPEFSYNDFLVQ